From a single Natronorubrum tibetense GA33 genomic region:
- the prf1 gene encoding peptide chain release factor aRF-1: MSQEGEQEQSDRKKYEFRKVIEDLKDFDGSGTQLVTIYVPDDRQISDVVQHVTQEHSEAANIKSKQTRTAVQDALTSIKDRLRYYDTYPPENGLVLFSGAVDSSGGRTEMVTRVLESPPQPVESFRYHCDSDFLTEPLEHMLADQGLYGLIVLDRREANVGWLKGKRIEPVKSASSLVPGKQRKGGQSAQRFARLRLEAIDNFYQEVAGMANDLFVAKRHEIDGILVGGPSPTKDEFLDGDYLHHEIQDSVIGKFDVAYTDESGLKDLVDNAEEALADAEVMKDKKQMEEFFKQLNAGDLATYGFEQTRRNLVMGAVDRLLISEDLRKDVITYDCGECDNTDREVVDRRKNTPSHTCTDCGSDVEATEEDREDAIDHLIEIAEQRGTETKFISTDFEKGEQLYNAFGGFAGILRYSTGV, translated from the coding sequence ATGAGCCAGGAGGGCGAGCAGGAGCAATCCGACCGGAAAAAATACGAGTTCCGGAAGGTCATCGAGGATCTCAAGGACTTCGACGGCTCCGGGACACAGCTCGTAACGATCTACGTGCCCGACGATAGACAGATCAGTGACGTCGTCCAGCACGTCACGCAGGAACACAGCGAGGCGGCCAACATCAAGTCCAAGCAGACCCGGACGGCCGTCCAGGACGCGCTGACGAGTATCAAGGACCGACTCCGGTACTACGACACCTACCCGCCGGAGAACGGACTCGTCCTGTTTTCGGGTGCGGTCGACTCCAGCGGCGGCCGAACCGAGATGGTCACTCGAGTCCTCGAGAGTCCGCCACAACCCGTCGAGTCGTTCCGCTATCACTGCGATTCGGACTTCCTGACGGAGCCCCTCGAGCACATGCTCGCGGACCAGGGCCTCTACGGCCTGATCGTCCTCGACCGACGCGAGGCGAACGTCGGCTGGCTGAAGGGCAAACGCATCGAACCCGTCAAATCCGCCTCCTCGCTCGTCCCCGGCAAGCAGCGAAAGGGTGGCCAGTCTGCCCAGCGATTCGCTCGTCTGCGACTCGAGGCCATCGACAACTTCTATCAGGAGGTGGCCGGCATGGCGAACGACCTGTTCGTCGCCAAACGCCACGAGATCGATGGCATCCTCGTCGGCGGTCCCTCACCCACGAAAGACGAGTTCCTCGACGGCGACTATCTCCACCACGAGATTCAGGACAGCGTGATCGGTAAATTCGACGTCGCTTACACCGACGAGTCCGGCCTGAAGGATCTGGTCGACAACGCCGAGGAGGCGCTGGCCGACGCCGAGGTGATGAAGGACAAAAAGCAGATGGAGGAGTTCTTCAAGCAACTCAACGCGGGCGACCTCGCGACCTACGGCTTCGAGCAGACTCGGCGAAACCTCGTGATGGGGGCGGTCGATCGGCTTCTGATCAGCGAGGACCTCCGGAAGGACGTCATCACCTACGACTGCGGCGAGTGTGACAACACCGACCGCGAAGTGGTCGATCGCCGGAAGAATACGCCCTCGCACACCTGTACCGACTGTGGCTCCGACGTCGAGGCGACCGAGGAGGACCGCGAGGACGCCATCGACCACCTCATCGAGATTGCCGAACAGCGCGGTACCGAAACCAAGTTCATTTCGACGGACTTCGAGAAGGGCGAACAGCTCTACAACGCCTTCGGCGGCTTTGCCGGCATCCTGCGGTACAGTACCGGCGTGTAA
- a CDS encoding acyltransferase — MTKRYVSLPDEAEAGMREFIDEVDRRLSSDEDTCAVVEDVLIDLSGDREAYERWQAGESMSAAERVRLQSYDPCNTTLESEYYAEKDEERFRRSKHLQWLWRQFDSLPIADNVEFALRFRRMLANHLFEECGDDCRFFKGITFTYGHNITIGDNTVIHDEVHLDDRGKLTIGDRVSVSDGVHVYSHDHDVVDQTAVRNYHTVVEDDVRLTYDAMIRAGCKVGENAIVGARAIVQHDVPAHHIAIGMPAKSVKIKPGWADAAIPIEDAGVNRQEQRRIEYDLPDDLEVFDEFGRDL, encoded by the coding sequence ATGACAAAGCGGTACGTCTCGCTTCCCGACGAGGCGGAAGCGGGAATGCGGGAGTTCATCGACGAGGTCGATCGACGGCTGTCGAGCGACGAGGACACGTGCGCCGTCGTCGAGGACGTCCTGATCGATCTCTCGGGGGATCGCGAGGCCTACGAACGCTGGCAGGCCGGCGAGTCGATGTCGGCCGCTGAGCGCGTTCGACTGCAGAGCTACGATCCCTGTAACACCACCCTCGAGAGCGAGTACTACGCGGAGAAGGACGAAGAACGGTTCCGTCGATCGAAACATCTCCAATGGCTCTGGCGACAGTTCGACAGCCTGCCGATCGCGGACAACGTCGAGTTTGCGCTGCGGTTCCGTCGGATGCTCGCGAACCACCTCTTCGAGGAGTGTGGGGACGACTGCCGGTTCTTCAAGGGAATCACGTTCACCTACGGCCACAACATTACGATCGGGGACAACACGGTCATTCACGACGAGGTCCACCTCGACGACCGCGGGAAACTCACCATCGGCGACCGCGTCTCGGTTTCGGACGGCGTCCACGTCTACAGCCACGATCACGACGTCGTCGACCAGACCGCGGTTCGCAACTACCACACGGTTGTCGAGGACGACGTCCGGCTCACCTACGACGCGATGATCCGTGCGGGCTGTAAAGTCGGCGAGAACGCCATCGTCGGCGCGCGCGCCATCGTCCAGCACGACGTTCCCGCCCATCACATCGCCATCGGCATGCCGGCCAAGAGCGTCAAGATCAAACCCGGTTGGGCGGACGCCGCGATCCCCATCGAGGACGCCGGCGTCAACCGTCAGGAGCAGCGACGCATCGAGTACGACCTCCCCGACGATCTCGAGGTCTTCGACGAGTTTGGTCGCGATCTGTAG
- a CDS encoding DUF7577 domain-containing protein: MELWGWLIGYVVLFTLLHLLLYYVYAKGEDSENAGAPSEGTGSPSFADPDRASPHSSPGPDRYPNAADDVDDPEEFEERQDLEFDGETIQCPHCGARNEADQTFTYCWNCISTLRR; the protein is encoded by the coding sequence ATGGAGCTCTGGGGCTGGCTCATCGGCTACGTGGTGCTGTTCACCCTCTTACACCTGCTACTGTACTACGTGTATGCGAAAGGGGAGGACAGCGAGAACGCCGGCGCGCCCAGCGAGGGCACCGGATCGCCGTCGTTCGCGGATCCCGACCGCGCGAGCCCTCACAGCTCGCCCGGTCCCGACCGCTACCCCAACGCAGCGGACGACGTCGACGACCCCGAGGAGTTCGAGGAGAGACAGGACCTCGAGTTCGACGGCGAGACGATTCAGTGTCCACACTGCGGCGCGCGCAACGAGGCCGATCAGACGTTCACTTACTGCTGGAACTGCATCTCGACGCTTCGGCGGTGA
- a CDS encoding HalOD1 output domain-containing protein: MYRQNSPHVSQSRSPPVYRAMHDPSGPATISTTVVHALSDCLGVDVTDSRLSLYDSVDPDALDALFRPRHDGRPRHGGTLSFTVRDHAVTVDSDGEILIEPPVRR, translated from the coding sequence ATGTACAGACAGAACTCCCCGCACGTCTCGCAGTCCCGCTCTCCACCGGTGTATCGCGCGATGCACGACCCGTCCGGTCCGGCGACGATCAGCACGACAGTCGTTCACGCGCTTTCCGACTGCCTGGGTGTCGATGTCACCGACAGCCGACTCTCGCTCTACGACAGCGTCGATCCCGACGCGCTCGATGCCCTCTTTCGGCCGCGCCACGACGGCCGCCCGCGACACGGCGGCACGCTCTCGTTTACCGTCCGCGACCACGCCGTCACGGTCGACAGCGACGGCGAAATTCTGATCGAACCGCCCGTACGACGGTAG
- a CDS encoding TraB/GumN family protein produces the protein MDESPSVAASFDDPRITPQFCRRVTGPSGDYLLLGVVHDHPASIARVERVLESVAPDTLALELPTAALPLYRAYARDGSDEAPPRFGGEMSAAIRAAPDADIVGIDAPNWSFLRRLVTRLVADRVSTSTAKRVISSLGGATREALTCRVAATLTHATSMTITCDDPIEYDCDHDDSPERQADHERSHVAGVQALLSSVQTDDSALAYRDETRERCMVDRLEDLQATTEGDVVAVVGVDHLARLADELEN, from the coding sequence ATGGACGAATCTCCCTCCGTCGCCGCGTCGTTCGACGACCCCCGGATCACCCCCCAGTTCTGTCGGCGGGTGACCGGACCGTCGGGTGACTATCTCCTCCTCGGCGTCGTCCACGACCACCCCGCAAGCATCGCTCGCGTCGAGCGCGTCCTCGAGTCCGTCGCGCCCGACACACTCGCTCTCGAGTTGCCGACGGCCGCCCTTCCCCTCTACCGGGCCTACGCTCGCGACGGCTCGGACGAAGCGCCGCCGCGGTTCGGCGGCGAAATGAGCGCGGCGATCCGCGCCGCGCCGGACGCCGACATCGTCGGCATCGACGCCCCGAACTGGTCGTTCCTGCGCCGGCTCGTAACGCGCCTGGTCGCCGACCGCGTCTCGACGTCGACGGCCAAACGCGTCATCTCGAGTCTCGGCGGCGCGACGCGAGAGGCGCTAACCTGCCGGGTCGCCGCGACACTGACCCACGCGACGTCGATGACGATCACCTGCGACGATCCGATCGAGTACGACTGCGATCACGACGACTCGCCGGAGCGACAGGCCGACCACGAGCGCTCGCATGTCGCCGGCGTGCAGGCGCTGCTCAGCAGCGTCCAAACCGACGACAGCGCGCTCGCCTACCGCGACGAGACCCGCGAGCGGTGTATGGTCGACCGCCTCGAGGACCTCCAAGCGACCACCGAGGGCGACGTCGTCGCCGTCGTCGGCGTAGATCATCTCGCCCGACTGGCGGACGAACTCGAGAACTGA
- the minD gene encoding cell division ATPase MinD — MSHETVYAIASGKGGVGKTTTTVNLGTALAEAGERVAVVDADLGMANLAGFVSLSPDSTTLHDVLSGGASIDDATYRITENIVAVPSGTSLDEYADTSPEGLSDVVAELRDQFDYVFLDVGAGVSHETVLPLGLADAVILVSTPEPAAIHDSKKTLELTERAGGAVAGLVLTRTRPDSDVSYDEIAARLETPLLGTIPEDPGARESVYAGTPLVVYRPDGPAATAYKRLAADLAGIEIPTTATEPSVESDGDQSPGDIDQSDDDIDPDTDTVDSSDGSTADDDDSGGREAAHDDVSSAITEAESDS; from the coding sequence ATGTCTCACGAGACGGTCTATGCTATTGCGAGCGGGAAAGGTGGCGTCGGCAAAACGACGACGACGGTGAACCTCGGTACGGCCCTCGCGGAGGCCGGCGAGCGCGTCGCTGTCGTCGATGCCGACCTCGGAATGGCGAACCTCGCCGGGTTCGTCAGCCTGTCCCCCGACTCGACGACGCTTCACGACGTGTTGTCCGGTGGCGCATCGATCGACGACGCCACCTACAGAATCACAGAGAACATCGTTGCGGTACCGAGCGGTACCAGCCTCGACGAGTACGCAGACACCTCTCCCGAGGGGCTCAGCGATGTCGTCGCGGAGCTTCGGGATCAGTTCGACTACGTCTTTCTCGACGTCGGCGCGGGTGTCAGCCACGAAACCGTCCTCCCGCTCGGGCTAGCCGACGCGGTCATCCTCGTCTCGACGCCCGAGCCCGCGGCCATCCACGACTCGAAGAAGACCCTCGAGCTGACCGAACGCGCCGGGGGCGCGGTCGCCGGACTCGTCCTCACGCGAACCCGACCGGACAGCGACGTCTCCTACGACGAGATTGCCGCCCGACTGGAGACGCCGCTGCTCGGAACGATTCCCGAGGATCCGGGGGCCCGCGAGAGCGTCTACGCCGGCACGCCGCTGGTCGTCTACCGTCCCGACGGGCCGGCCGCCACCGCCTACAAACGGCTCGCGGCCGACCTGGCGGGAATCGAGATTCCGACCACTGCGACCGAACCGAGTGTGGAGTCCGACGGCGACCAGTCGCCCGGCGATATCGACCAGTCCGACGACGATATCGACCCCGACACGGACACTGTCGACTCGAGTGACGGTTCGACGGCCGACGACGACGACTCCGGCGGTCGAGAGGCGGCTCACGACGATGTCTCGAGTGCGATCACCGAGGCGGAGTCGGATAGCTAA